From the genome of Bordetella sp. H567, one region includes:
- a CDS encoding cytochrome P460 family protein: MKIIGALGLALVGLSMMVDVTAFGQTHTRSQYGATTKAVVDDKGNMHVPADYRTTYQMLGTWAVAAEKTPGSKQIHVVYASPGTIAAYRKAGHFPDGTVLVKEVFNTTTQPMTTGTVSSAGTLAGWFVMVKDDVGRFPKNKLWGDGWGWSWFDAGDPKKTTSTDYKKDCLGCHVPAQASDWIYTHGYPPLVQ; this comes from the coding sequence ATGAAAATCATCGGTGCCTTGGGACTTGCCCTGGTCGGCTTGTCCATGATGGTCGACGTCACCGCCTTCGGGCAGACGCACACGCGCTCGCAGTATGGCGCAACGACCAAGGCCGTTGTCGACGACAAAGGCAATATGCACGTGCCGGCGGACTACCGGACCACCTACCAGATGCTGGGTACGTGGGCAGTGGCGGCAGAAAAGACCCCTGGATCGAAGCAGATTCATGTGGTCTATGCATCGCCTGGAACCATCGCCGCGTACCGCAAGGCAGGACATTTTCCAGATGGCACTGTTCTCGTGAAGGAGGTGTTCAACACGACCACCCAGCCGATGACGACCGGAACGGTGAGCAGTGCCGGTACCCTCGCCGGCTGGTTCGTCATGGTGAAAGACGACGTCGGCCGGTTTCCCAAGAACAAGCTCTGGGGCGACGGCTGGGGCTGGTCCTGGTTCGATGCGGGTGATCCCAAGAAGACGACATCGACCGACTACAAGAAGGACTGCCTGGGCTGTCATGTGCCGGCGCAGGCGTCGGATTGGATCTATACCCACGGCTATCCGCCGCTGGTCCAGTAA
- the ccmB gene encoding heme exporter protein CcmB, with protein MAFISLLNSELRLLCRRPADLANPLVFFSVVVVLFPLALGPQSQLLRQAAPGLLWVAALLAVLLSLDGLFRADFEDGSLEQWMLSTHPLALLVLAKVSAHWLCSGLALVVLAPLVALMLGLPADCLPVLLLSLLLGTPVLSLLGAVGAALTVGLRRGGLLLALLILPLYIPALILGSGALQAALQDLPVAGHLLWLACLSVLAITLAPFAIAAGLSISVAE; from the coding sequence ATGGCCTTCATTTCCTTATTGAATAGTGAGCTACGTCTGTTATGCCGCCGTCCCGCGGACCTTGCCAACCCCTTGGTGTTCTTCTCGGTTGTCGTCGTGCTGTTTCCGTTGGCGCTTGGTCCGCAATCGCAGCTGCTGCGGCAGGCCGCGCCCGGGCTGCTGTGGGTCGCGGCGCTGCTGGCCGTGCTGCTCTCGCTGGACGGCCTGTTCCGTGCCGATTTCGAGGACGGTTCCCTGGAGCAGTGGATGCTCTCAACCCATCCGCTGGCGCTACTGGTGTTGGCGAAGGTCTCGGCGCATTGGCTTTGCAGCGGCCTCGCACTGGTGGTGCTCGCTCCGCTCGTGGCGCTGATGCTGGGCCTGCCGGCCGATTGCCTTCCGGTGCTGCTGCTGTCCTTGCTGCTGGGCACGCCGGTGCTCAGCCTGCTCGGCGCGGTGGGCGCGGCGCTCACGGTCGGTTTGCGGCGGGGCGGACTATTGCTGGCCCTGCTGATCCTGCCGCTGTATATCCCGGCACTGATCCTGGGCAGCGGCGCCCTGCAGGCGGCCTTGCAGGATCTCCCGGTCGCGGGACACTTGCTGTGGCTTGCCTGCCTCTCCGTGCTGGCGATCACCCTGGCGCCGTTTGCCATCGCCGCGGGGCTATCCATCAGCGTTGCCGAATGA
- a CDS encoding DsbE family thiol:disulfide interchange protein yields the protein MKRLLLLLPLAVFLIIAVLLYRGLFLDPTRLPSALIGKPFPVFSLPDIDAPSHMLTRDDFKARPALVNVWATWCPSCRQEHPVLTRLAEQGVYIYGVNYKDDRNAARRWLQTLRNPYRLTIEDAAGTLGLDLGVYGAPETFFIDARGIVRAKYVGAIDERVWREELAPIYDKLLREAAP from the coding sequence GTGAAGCGATTGCTGTTGCTCCTGCCGCTGGCGGTGTTCCTGATCATCGCGGTATTGCTGTATCGCGGCCTGTTCCTCGATCCAACCCGGCTGCCCTCCGCCCTCATCGGCAAGCCCTTCCCGGTCTTCTCTTTACCGGATATCGACGCGCCGTCGCACATGCTGACGCGCGACGATTTCAAGGCGCGCCCGGCACTGGTGAACGTCTGGGCGACATGGTGTCCATCCTGTCGCCAGGAACACCCGGTGTTGACGAGGCTGGCCGAGCAGGGGGTCTACATCTATGGCGTCAATTACAAGGACGACCGGAATGCGGCGCGGCGCTGGCTGCAGACGTTGCGCAACCCATACCGGCTGACCATCGAGGATGCCGCCGGCACACTGGGCCTGGACCTGGGCGTTTATGGTGCTCCCGAGACCTTCTTCATCGACGCGCGCGGCATCGTTCGCGCCAAGTACGTAGGCGCCATCGACGAGCGCGTCTGGCGTGAAGAATTGGCGCCCATCTACGACAAGCTGCTACGGGAGGCGGCGCCATGA
- the ccmA gene encoding cytochrome c biogenesis heme-transporting ATPase CcmA, which yields MLDAVALACERDQRRLFAGLSFQLRAGDMLRVRGPNGSGKSSLLRLLCGLARPTAGHVELFGQALARQRGSLASRLLWIGHAAGIKALLTAEENLAWLAALHARGETAAIGQALAAVGLRGFEDTPCHALSAGQQRRIALARLYLPGTPALWLLDEPFTALDAAGTAQLEAHLAMHCGRGGTVVLTTHHEPSRRAQAYADLDLGQYGS from the coding sequence GTGCTCGACGCAGTAGCGCTCGCGTGCGAACGGGACCAACGGCGGCTGTTCGCCGGCCTGAGCTTCCAGCTGCGGGCCGGCGACATGTTGCGGGTCCGCGGGCCCAACGGAAGCGGCAAAAGCAGCCTGCTGCGTCTGCTCTGCGGGTTGGCCCGGCCGACGGCGGGACATGTCGAGCTGTTTGGCCAGGCCCTGGCCCGGCAGCGTGGATCCCTTGCTTCCAGGCTGCTATGGATAGGCCACGCCGCGGGCATCAAGGCGCTGTTGACCGCCGAGGAAAACCTGGCCTGGCTGGCAGCCTTGCACGCACGGGGAGAAACCGCCGCGATCGGGCAGGCCTTGGCGGCGGTGGGCTTGCGTGGCTTCGAGGACACACCCTGCCACGCGCTATCGGCAGGGCAACAGCGTCGCATCGCATTGGCGCGCCTGTATCTGCCCGGCACGCCGGCGCTGTGGCTGCTGGACGAACCGTTCACCGCGCTGGACGCGGCAGGAACGGCGCAACTGGAAGCGCACCTGGCCATGCATTGCGGGCGTGGCGGTACGGTGGTGCTGACCACGCATCACGAACCGAGCCGGCGAGCGCAAGCCTACGCCGACCTTGATCTGGGGCAGTACGGCAGTTGA
- a CDS encoding cytochrome P460 family protein: MRISVLIATVVSSALVMTAAVAESSGKDGSTQAKKRYLPEYTKSGELILPKNFHEWVYVGSPLTPNALNGGKANFPEFHNVYIEPGSYEIYKKTGEFPEGTIFFKELQLTLPAQNPDGSRTEASGRGYFPGKFNGADVTVKDSKRYAATGGWGYFNFNHHEPKAPTATAKANEECAFCHRASAKKDDVWTQFYPLLDN; this comes from the coding sequence ATGCGTATTTCGGTATTGATTGCCACCGTGGTTTCCAGCGCACTTGTCATGACAGCCGCGGTCGCGGAATCGTCAGGCAAGGACGGCAGCACACAAGCTAAAAAGCGCTATCTGCCCGAATATACGAAATCGGGCGAACTGATCCTGCCGAAGAATTTCCATGAGTGGGTGTACGTCGGCTCGCCGCTCACGCCCAACGCGCTCAACGGCGGCAAGGCCAATTTTCCTGAATTTCACAACGTCTACATCGAGCCGGGTTCGTACGAGATCTACAAGAAGACTGGTGAATTCCCCGAAGGAACGATCTTCTTCAAGGAACTGCAGCTGACGCTCCCGGCCCAGAATCCGGATGGATCGCGCACGGAGGCATCCGGCCGCGGCTACTTTCCCGGAAAGTTCAATGGCGCCGACGTGACCGTGAAGGATTCCAAGCGCTACGCCGCCACCGGAGGCTGGGGTTACTTCAACTTCAATCACCACGAGCCGAAGGCCCCGACGGCCACGGCCAAGGCCAACGAGGAATGCGCGTTCTGCCACAGGGCGAGCGCGAAGAAAGACGACGTCTGGACCCAGTTCTATCCGCTCCTGGACAACTGA
- the ccmE gene encoding cytochrome c maturation protein CcmE: MTPVRKKRMYWILALVCGASAAAALALAALQENINLFYTPSQIAAGEAPHGTRIRAGGMVETGSLQRTQDSLALRFRVTDGARSIVVRYQGILPDLFREGQGIVALGRLDDDGMLRADEVLAKHDENYMPPEAMNALKQAGASGYSTRSKQEPAR; the protein is encoded by the coding sequence ATGACCCCCGTCCGCAAAAAGCGTATGTATTGGATACTCGCCCTGGTCTGCGGCGCCAGTGCCGCCGCGGCGTTGGCGCTGGCCGCCCTGCAGGAAAACATCAACCTGTTCTACACCCCAAGCCAGATTGCCGCGGGCGAGGCGCCGCACGGCACGCGCATCCGCGCCGGCGGCATGGTCGAGACCGGGTCGCTGCAACGCACGCAAGACTCGCTGGCGCTGCGATTTCGCGTCACCGACGGCGCCCGCAGCATCGTGGTGCGCTACCAGGGCATCCTGCCCGACCTGTTCCGCGAGGGCCAGGGCATCGTCGCTCTGGGCAGGCTCGACGACGACGGCATGCTGCGCGCCGACGAAGTCCTGGCCAAGCACGACGAAAACTATATGCCACCCGAAGCCATGAACGCACTGAAGCAAGCCGGCGCGAGCGGCTATTCCACGCGCAGCAAGCAGGAGCCCGCCCGATGA
- the ccmI gene encoding c-type cytochrome biogenesis protein CcmI translates to MTAFWLYAGLLFAAALAFILVPQLQLTRSRAGTNRLGMNVALYRERLRELEIQHDAGTLDAGQLAAGRVEAARDLLDDAQRADPAAGVSRSRAIPVLAALATPLLGCALYLHWGSLDQLLQPRQQTGQVAQSIGNITTRLEGLLAASPDSAEGWSLLGRAYTVQGRMGEAAHAFERAATLAGRPPELLGRWAEAWYYAGGRQWTPQLQALTDEALAANPHEATALRLAGMAAFQSGRYPEAASYWERLAATLPEGDPSRAAVDVDIGRARALESQPPQGTSGAVAQPSGIDR, encoded by the coding sequence ATGACCGCTTTCTGGCTCTACGCGGGGTTGCTGTTCGCGGCAGCCCTGGCCTTCATCCTCGTGCCCCAGCTGCAGCTCACGCGCAGCCGCGCCGGTACCAACCGCCTCGGTATGAATGTGGCGCTCTACCGGGAACGTCTGCGCGAACTGGAAATACAGCACGACGCCGGTACGCTGGACGCGGGACAACTCGCGGCGGGGCGCGTGGAGGCGGCACGCGACTTGTTGGACGATGCACAGCGCGCCGACCCCGCCGCCGGGGTCTCGCGGAGTCGGGCAATTCCGGTGCTCGCGGCGCTCGCCACGCCGCTGCTGGGATGTGCGCTGTATCTGCACTGGGGCTCGCTGGACCAGCTTTTGCAGCCACGCCAACAGACCGGCCAGGTCGCGCAAAGTATCGGGAACATCACTACGCGCCTGGAAGGATTGCTAGCCGCGTCACCCGACTCGGCCGAGGGTTGGTCCTTGCTGGGACGCGCCTACACGGTCCAGGGTCGCATGGGCGAAGCCGCCCACGCGTTCGAGCGCGCGGCCACCTTGGCGGGGCGTCCGCCGGAGCTCCTGGGGCGCTGGGCCGAGGCCTGGTATTACGCGGGCGGTCGTCAATGGACGCCTCAGCTGCAGGCGCTGACCGACGAAGCCTTGGCCGCCAATCCGCACGAGGCGACCGCGTTGAGGCTGGCGGGCATGGCCGCGTTCCAGTCCGGTCGCTACCCCGAGGCAGCCTCCTATTGGGAACGCCTGGCGGCCACTCTGCCCGAGGGAGATCCGAGTCGCGCCGCTGTCGACGTCGACATCGGACGCGCTCGTGCGCTGGAAAGCCAGCCGCCGCAAGGAACAAGCGGCGCCGTGGCCCAGCCTAGCGGTATCGATCGATGA
- a CDS encoding heme ABC transporter permease — MNWTWLHKWGSPKWFYDMSGRSLPWLAVASALLLAIGLAWGLVFAPADYQQGNSFRIIYIHVPAALLAQSIYVTLALAGAVGLIWKIKLADVALRQAAPVGAWMTAIALVSGAIWGRPTWGAYWVWDARLTSMLILLFLYLGIIALGQAITNRDSAARACAVLALVGVVNIPIIKYSVEWWNTLHQPATFSLTHKPAMPAQMWLPLLLSVLGFYCFFGAVLLARMRLEVLRREAGSRWVDAEIDRLLKDRT, encoded by the coding sequence ATGAACTGGACCTGGCTACACAAATGGGGCTCGCCCAAATGGTTCTACGACATGAGCGGAAGAAGCCTGCCCTGGCTTGCCGTGGCCAGTGCGCTGCTGCTGGCGATCGGCTTGGCATGGGGACTGGTATTCGCGCCCGCCGACTACCAGCAGGGCAACAGCTTCCGGATCATCTATATCCACGTGCCGGCGGCGCTGCTGGCCCAATCCATCTACGTCACGCTGGCGCTGGCCGGTGCCGTCGGCCTGATCTGGAAAATCAAGCTGGCCGACGTGGCCCTGCGTCAGGCCGCGCCCGTCGGCGCCTGGATGACGGCCATCGCACTGGTCTCCGGCGCCATCTGGGGCAGGCCCACCTGGGGCGCCTATTGGGTATGGGACGCGCGCCTGACGTCCATGCTCATCCTGCTGTTCCTGTATCTGGGCATCATCGCGCTGGGCCAGGCAATCACGAATCGCGACAGCGCGGCCCGGGCTTGCGCGGTGCTGGCCCTGGTCGGCGTCGTCAACATCCCCATCATCAAATATTCCGTCGAGTGGTGGAACACCCTGCACCAGCCCGCCACCTTCTCGCTCACGCACAAGCCCGCCATGCCTGCGCAGATGTGGCTGCCGCTGCTGTTGTCGGTGCTGGGTTTCTATTGCTTCTTCGGGGCGGTACTTCTCGCGCGTATGCGCCTGGAAGTGTTGCGGCGCGAGGCCGGCAGCCGCTGGGTCGACGCTGAAATCGATCGACTGCTCAAGGATCGGACATGA
- a CDS encoding heme lyase CcmF/NrfE family subunit, producing MIPELGLLALILALCLSLVQASVPLAGAWRGERRWMALARPAAWGQLTFLVFSFACLAQAFLTDDFSVAYVAENSNSMLPWYYKFSAIWGSHEGSLLLWVLILSGWTSAVSLGSRQLPEAMLARVLAVMGMISTGFLLFLIGTSNPFARLLPNVPADGRDLNPLLQDIGLIVHPPILYMGYVGFSVAFAFAIAALLDGKLDAAWARWSRPWTTVAWAFLGVGIALGSWWAYAELGWGSWWFWDPVENASFMPWLVGAALIHSLAATEKRGVFKSWTVLLAIAAFSLSLLGTFLVRSGVLTSVHAFATDPARGVFVLAFLLAVVGGSLALFALRAPVVKSEAGFDILSRETLLLVNNLLLSVAAAMVLLGTLYPLILDALTGAKLSVGPPYFNAMFVPLMALLMVTAAVGMLARWKGTPVRWLARMLAPVLAASLLVALAAATLHGRSRWAVAMGCLLAAWIVFAGVRDILDKTRNTGLRKGLPALGRSYWGMQLGHLGFAVCVLGVVLASAGSLERELRMAPGSTVELGHYQFVFEGTSPLQGPNYSGDRGSVRVMHDGREVAMLYPEKRVYNAQRTQTTEAGIQGGFIRDLFVALGEPLGGGAWAVRVQIKPFVRWIWLGALMMALGGLLAAADRRYRARVARPVADMRMAGARP from the coding sequence ATGATCCCCGAACTTGGCCTGCTGGCTTTGATCCTGGCGCTATGCCTTTCCCTGGTGCAAGCCAGCGTCCCGCTCGCCGGGGCGTGGCGCGGCGAGCGGCGCTGGATGGCGCTGGCGCGACCTGCCGCCTGGGGGCAACTGACGTTCCTGGTCTTCTCGTTCGCCTGCCTGGCTCAGGCTTTCCTGACCGACGATTTCTCGGTCGCGTATGTGGCGGAAAACTCCAACAGCATGCTGCCCTGGTACTACAAGTTCAGCGCGATCTGGGGCTCGCACGAGGGTTCGCTGCTGCTATGGGTGTTGATACTGTCCGGCTGGACATCCGCGGTCTCGCTCGGCTCCCGCCAATTGCCGGAGGCGATGCTGGCGCGGGTTCTGGCCGTGATGGGCATGATCAGTACCGGATTCCTGCTGTTCCTGATCGGCACCTCCAACCCTTTCGCGCGCTTGCTACCCAATGTCCCCGCCGATGGCCGAGACCTCAATCCGCTGCTGCAGGACATCGGCCTGATCGTCCATCCGCCCATACTGTACATGGGCTACGTCGGCTTCTCGGTCGCGTTCGCCTTCGCCATCGCGGCCCTGCTGGACGGCAAGCTGGACGCTGCCTGGGCACGCTGGTCGCGCCCCTGGACTACCGTGGCCTGGGCCTTTCTGGGCGTGGGCATCGCCCTCGGGTCATGGTGGGCCTATGCCGAGCTGGGTTGGGGTAGTTGGTGGTTCTGGGATCCCGTCGAGAACGCGTCCTTCATGCCGTGGCTGGTCGGCGCGGCCTTGATCCACTCGCTGGCGGCGACCGAGAAACGCGGCGTGTTCAAGAGCTGGACCGTGCTGCTCGCGATCGCCGCGTTCTCGCTCAGCTTGTTGGGCACTTTCCTGGTCCGCTCGGGTGTGCTGACCTCCGTGCACGCCTTCGCCACCGATCCGGCGCGCGGCGTCTTCGTGCTGGCGTTCCTGCTTGCGGTGGTAGGCGGCTCGCTTGCGTTATTCGCGCTACGGGCGCCCGTCGTCAAGAGCGAGGCCGGCTTCGATATCTTGTCGCGCGAGACGCTGCTATTGGTCAACAACCTGCTGCTGTCGGTCGCGGCGGCCATGGTCCTGCTGGGTACGCTCTATCCCTTGATTCTCGACGCCCTGACGGGCGCCAAGCTGTCGGTCGGCCCACCGTACTTCAATGCGATGTTCGTGCCGCTGATGGCGCTGCTGATGGTCACCGCCGCCGTCGGCATGCTGGCGCGCTGGAAAGGCACGCCGGTGCGCTGGCTGGCCCGCATGCTTGCTCCCGTGCTGGCGGCCAGCCTGTTGGTCGCGCTGGCCGCGGCGACGCTGCATGGCCGGTCGCGCTGGGCGGTGGCAATGGGCTGCCTGCTGGCCGCGTGGATCGTGTTCGCCGGCGTGCGCGACATTCTCGACAAGACGCGCAACACCGGGCTGCGCAAGGGCTTGCCGGCCTTGGGGCGCAGCTATTGGGGCATGCAGCTGGGCCACCTGGGCTTCGCCGTGTGCGTCTTGGGAGTCGTGTTGGCCAGTGCGGGAAGCCTCGAGCGCGAGTTGCGCATGGCGCCGGGCAGCACTGTCGAACTGGGCCATTATCAGTTCGTGTTCGAGGGTACGAGCCCCCTGCAGGGGCCCAACTACAGCGGGGACCGCGGCAGTGTAAGGGTCATGCACGATGGCCGGGAGGTCGCGATGCTGTATCCCGAAAAACGCGTGTACAACGCCCAGCGAACCCAGACGACCGAGGCCGGAATCCAGGGCGGCTTCATTCGCGACCTGTTCGTGGCATTGGGAGAGCCGTTGGGCGGCGGAGCCTGGGCAGTGCGGGTACAGATAAAGCCGTTCGTGCGTTGGATCTGGCTGGGTGCGCTGATGATGGCCCTCGGCGGCCTGCTCGCGGCGGCCGATCGGCGCTATCGCGCCAGGGTGGCACGGCCGGTAGCGGACATGCGCATGGCCGGAGCGCGGCCGTGA
- the ccmD gene encoding heme exporter protein CcmD, producing MIAFPSLADFLAMGRHGAYVWSAYGFCLALMSLNVMQPLLARRRYLKDLARRRRRGVSP from the coding sequence ATGATTGCATTTCCGTCGCTCGCGGATTTTCTGGCCATGGGTCGCCATGGCGCTTACGTCTGGAGCGCGTATGGGTTCTGCCTGGCACTGATGTCATTGAACGTGATGCAGCCCCTGCTGGCGCGCCGCCGCTACTTGAAGGACCTGGCGCGCCGCCGGCGCCGTGGGGTCTCGCCATGA
- a CDS encoding NADP-dependent oxidoreductase: MKAIVVSDQAAGMAGMKLAERPEPQAAINDVVVQIHASGFVPTELEWPSTWTDRRDLVRTPAILGHELAGVVTALGYGTTGLSVGQRVFGLADWYRDGTLAEYVAIEARNLAPLPGDVDFTVGASLPISGLTAWQGLFQHGHLQAGQRVLAHGAAGAVGTMVTQLAREAGAYVIGTGRAADRQKALEFGAQEFVDLDNDTLEDIGGVDLVFDVIGGAIGKRSAALIRAGGTLVSVVGSPEARPVNGVAVDFVVESDRAQLNEIVQRVRDGRLRTNIGTVATLDDAVAALNPTERLKGKTIIRVRP; this comes from the coding sequence ATGAAGGCGATCGTGGTGAGTGATCAGGCAGCGGGAATGGCCGGGATGAAACTGGCCGAACGTCCCGAGCCGCAGGCAGCGATCAACGATGTTGTCGTGCAGATTCATGCGTCGGGATTCGTTCCGACCGAGTTGGAGTGGCCTTCGACCTGGACCGATCGCCGCGACCTGGTCCGCACACCGGCTATCCTCGGCCACGAGCTGGCCGGCGTGGTGACCGCCTTGGGCTACGGCACGACGGGGCTGTCGGTGGGGCAGCGGGTGTTCGGCCTTGCGGACTGGTATCGCGACGGCACCCTGGCCGAGTATGTGGCGATCGAGGCACGCAACCTTGCGCCGCTGCCCGGTGATGTGGACTTCACGGTGGGCGCGAGCCTGCCGATCTCGGGACTGACGGCGTGGCAAGGGCTGTTCCAGCACGGGCATCTTCAGGCAGGCCAGCGCGTCCTCGCCCACGGTGCGGCGGGCGCGGTCGGCACGATGGTGACGCAGCTTGCACGAGAGGCGGGTGCCTACGTAATCGGCACCGGGCGTGCCGCGGACCGCCAGAAAGCCCTTGAGTTCGGCGCGCAGGAATTCGTCGATCTCGACAACGACACGCTGGAAGATATCGGCGGCGTCGATCTGGTATTCGACGTCATCGGCGGCGCCATCGGGAAACGGTCCGCGGCGCTGATTCGAGCCGGAGGAACGCTGGTGTCCGTTGTCGGATCGCCCGAAGCCCGGCCGGTCAACGGCGTGGCGGTGGACTTTGTTGTCGAGTCGGATCGTGCCCAGCTGAACGAGATCGTCCAGCGGGTGCGCGACGGACGACTGCGGACGAACATCGGCACGGTGGCAACCCTGGACGATGCCGTCGCCGCCTTGAATCCGACCGAGCGACTCAAGGGCAAGACGATCATCCGCGTCCGGCCGTGA
- a CDS encoding peroxiredoxin-like family protein, whose product MLLPRKPVPELRVPTLAHGEFDLAADAPERFTLISFYRGLHCPICLKYLRDLGPLVPEYERRGTKVIAISSDTPDRAQEMARKVGAENLRFGHSLPLTVARQWGLYISSSRGKTSVGIDEPPLFSEPGVFLVRPDGTLYYGAVQTMPFARPVFSELLQAVDFAITKDYPARGEYDGPL is encoded by the coding sequence ATGCTGCTACCCCGGAAACCCGTTCCCGAACTGCGCGTTCCGACTCTTGCCCATGGCGAGTTCGACCTTGCCGCTGATGCGCCGGAGCGCTTCACGCTCATCTCGTTCTACCGCGGCCTGCACTGCCCGATCTGCCTGAAGTATCTGCGCGACCTCGGCCCGCTGGTGCCGGAGTACGAGCGTCGAGGCACGAAAGTCATTGCCATCAGCTCCGACACGCCTGATCGCGCCCAGGAGATGGCGCGCAAAGTGGGTGCCGAGAACTTGCGATTCGGGCACTCCCTGCCCCTCACGGTTGCCCGCCAATGGGGACTCTATATTTCATCGTCGCGGGGAAAGACATCGGTCGGCATCGACGAGCCGCCGCTCTTTTCCGAACCGGGCGTCTTCCTCGTGCGGCCGGACGGCACCTTGTATTACGGCGCGGTCCAGACCATGCCGTTCGCGCGCCCGGTGTTCTCCGAATTGCTTCAGGCCGTCGATTTCGCCATCACCAAGGACTATCCGGCACGTGGCGAGTATGACGGTCCGCTCTGA
- a CDS encoding cytochrome c-type biogenesis protein, producing the protein MKRLIVAIVLGLGLLGGSHAAIDAREPADESQRQRYYELSSVLRCPKCQNQNIADSSAPIAQDLRGEIQRMLGEGRSDEQIIEFMVARYGDFVLYDPPLSSHTLLLWFGPAALLLAGGVAVAAIVASRRRSRSGAARPLSDAERRRLAGLLQDPSLSIEQDP; encoded by the coding sequence ATGAAGCGCCTGATCGTTGCGATCGTCCTGGGGCTAGGGCTTTTGGGCGGCAGCCATGCCGCCATCGATGCCCGCGAACCCGCCGACGAAAGCCAGCGTCAACGCTATTACGAGCTGTCCTCGGTACTACGCTGCCCCAAGTGCCAGAACCAGAACATCGCGGACTCGAGCGCGCCCATCGCACAGGATCTGCGTGGCGAAATCCAGCGCATGCTGGGTGAAGGCCGAAGCGACGAACAGATCATCGAGTTCATGGTCGCCCGCTATGGCGATTTCGTGCTGTACGACCCGCCGCTGTCCTCCCACACGCTGCTTCTATGGTTCGGTCCGGCCGCGCTGCTGCTGGCCGGCGGCGTCGCCGTGGCCGCCATCGTCGCAAGCAGGCGCCGTTCTCGTTCGGGCGCCGCGCGGCCCTTGTCGGACGCCGAGCGGCGTCGCCTGGCCGGCCTTCTGCAAGACCCCAGCCTATCCATCGAGCAAGATCCATGA